Sequence from the Nitrospirota bacterium genome:
TACTGCGCGTGGCCTCGGGAAGAGCCCGAACAAGAGAGCGATTTCCACTGAGGGAACCGGAACCATTCTTTCAAGCGGCTGAGACGGACTCGAAGGGACACGGGCGGGACTACTCCAGAAGGAACGCGACTCGGATGGGCATTCTTGTTCCTGCCGCCGGGGGAAGCCGGACCCGTCCACGAAGTCGCACCCCGCGCCCCTGCAGGTTCGGTAAGTCCGTACGGCCGTCGAGAACGGCGCGCGGTAGGACAACGGCATGTCGAATCTGATCCCGTTGTCGTGGGCGAGAAGCTCCGGGCGAGACAGCAGGCTGTCCAGAATCACGAACGGACCAGATTGCAGGATGGCCCACGTGCGGAATGAGATATCCCAGGAAGGCTCACAACCAGAGAGGTGAAGCGCGCCTGAACTGCTGGCGGGCGACTTCCATTGAGATGTGCGGGGCGCGACAGCCAGCACGCGACTCTGGAAGGCGAGAAGGCCGAAGCCGTCGCCTCCCTCCCCCGGATCGGCACCCGGGACCTGGCCGTGATATCGGCGCAGCCCGTAGAGCAGGACCGGTTGACATTCCGGCGACTTCAGAGGTCGCAACGAATGATTCCTTCAAGAACAGTGGACGCTGGGCGTGGTCTACTGTCGCATCCCGTGGGACATCTGGGAAGGGCTACATGGACTTAGAACTGCGACGTAGGTGATATGATGGAATAATCAGCGCGGCAACGCCCAAGCAGGGGACTAATGTGAAAAGACTCGCACGCAGTTCTTGCCCGCGTTCTTTGCCGCGTACGCGGCTGAATCAGCGGCGGCAATCAATTCGGAAGGCATGGCGGCGTGGATTGGGAAACAGGCGACTCCGATGCTGCAGGTGAGAGTGAACGTGGGGCCGGCCAGCAACACCAGTTCAGGCAACAACTGCAACGTCGTGACGCGATGCCGCAGCCGCTCGGCCAGGAGACAGCGCCCTCTAGCGGAGTGTCCGGCAGGAGAACGGCGAACGCTTCGCCGCCGTATCGGGCGGCGAAGTGGCTCGCGCGGCCGCAGCGGCGACCGCGTTCCGCCTGCCGCTGGCTGTCGACGACCCACCCCTATTCACGCAGCACCTGGTCACCTGCCGTGTGGCCGAACCGATCGTTGATGAGCTCAAAGTCATCGATGTCGAGAAAGAGCAGCGAGGGCGGCAAACCGGACCGAGCTCTGAGACCGCTGTGGAAGGACCTACAAGATCGGCAGGTTCCTTGCGGCCATCAGATTCGCGTCGTATGATGACCGTAACTCACTTGGGTCTTGGTGATGGGCCAGCATCGCTCGCTTCCGATCATTTCCCTTCCCCAGTTTGTCCCGAGCCGGATTTGTTTGAGTTGCGAGGTCTGTTGCCGGTTCCCCGAACCAGACAGCGCTCTTCGGCCCTACTTCACGGACCAGGAGATCCGCCGGGCCGCCGAGAGAGGGATCGATCCTGCGCACTTTCCTGCAAAGGACGGATGTCAAGTCAACGTCGTGCCCAACCCTGCCGGCGAGGGCTACCTCTGCCCGGCCTTCGATCCGGCCACCTCGGAGTGCCGGATTTACGAGGCGCGTCCGTTGGATTGCCAGATCTATCCCCTGGCCGTTCTATGGGATGCGCACCATCGCGAGGTGGTGTTGGGATGGGATAGGAAGTGTCCCTTTTTATCAGGCGAGAGGCCAGAGGCAAGGGGAGTTGTTCGTGAAGCGTTCAACGTGAAGCGTGAGGCGGAACCCCTTACGTTGGAAGCCTATGCCGGCCGCATCGCGTCGTTGATCGA
This genomic interval carries:
- a CDS encoding GGDEF domain-containing protein gives rise to the protein MGRRQPAAGGTRSPLRPREPLRRPIRRRSVRRSPAGHSARGRCLLAERLRHRVTTLQLLPELVLLAGPTFTLTCSIGVACFPIHAAMPSELIAAADSAAYAAKNAGKNCVRVFSH
- a CDS encoding diguanylate cyclase, giving the protein MPPSLLFLDIDDFELINDRFGHTAGDQVLRE